From Microbispora sp. ZYX-F-249, the proteins below share one genomic window:
- a CDS encoding rhamnogalacturonan lyase family protein, with protein MTTRRRSALLTAVASAAALAGAAVLPALPASAAAGCRVDYQVTNQWQDGFGAAVTITNLGDAVNGWTLTWSYAAGQAVTQAWNATVTQSGAQVSAKDAGYNAAIPTGGTASFGFNASWNNSSNPVPASFALNGTTCTGGVTSSPSASPSTSPSASPSASPTRSPSPSPSPSPSPSASPTGIPAGARQMEDLDRGLISVRSGSGNLVSWRLLGTESIGTGFNVYRGSTKLNSSPITTSTNYFDSGAAADAVYTVRAVVDGAEQAASQTSLRLANGYLDVPIQPPSGGTTPDGVAYTYSANDASVGDLDGDGQYEFVLKWDPSNAKDNSQSGYTGNVFVDAYRLNGTRMWRIDLGRNIRAGAHYTQFQVYDYDGDGRAEVAMKTADGTRDGTGVVIGSSSADYRNSSGYVLSGPEYLTMFNGQTGKAMSTVNYDPPRGTVSSWGDNYGNRVDRFLAATAYLDGTRPSLIMSRGYYTRTVIAAWDFRNGSLTKRWTFDSNSAGSQYTGQGNHNLAVADVDADGKDEIVFGAMAINDNGSALWNTRNGHGDALHVGDLDPSRAGLEVFKVDEDTSKPAAWMADARTGSIIWSNASCGCDNGRGVSDDVWSGSPGAESWSSAVSGVYNTKGQNVGRKPGSANFLAWWDADPVRELLDGTHIDKYGTGGDTRLLTASGVHSNNGTKSTPSLSADLFGDWREEVVWPTSDNTALRIYSTTATASRQIYTLMHDPVYRLAIAWQNTAYNQPPHTGFFLGDGMATPARPNIYLK; from the coding sequence ATGACCACACGACGTAGATCCGCCCTGCTCACCGCCGTGGCCTCGGCCGCCGCGCTCGCGGGGGCCGCGGTCCTGCCCGCCCTGCCGGCCTCGGCGGCGGCGGGCTGCCGGGTGGACTACCAGGTGACCAACCAGTGGCAGGACGGCTTCGGCGCCGCCGTCACGATCACCAACCTCGGCGACGCGGTCAACGGCTGGACGCTCACCTGGTCGTACGCCGCGGGCCAGGCCGTGACGCAGGCGTGGAACGCCACGGTCACCCAGAGCGGCGCGCAGGTCAGTGCGAAGGACGCCGGTTACAACGCGGCCATCCCCACCGGCGGCACGGCGTCGTTCGGCTTCAACGCCTCGTGGAACAACTCGTCCAACCCCGTGCCCGCGAGCTTCGCGCTCAACGGCACCACCTGCACGGGCGGGGTCACGAGCAGCCCCAGCGCCTCCCCCAGCACCTCTCCCAGCGCCTCTCCCAGTGCGAGCCCGACGCGGTCGCCGAGCCCGTCACCCAGCCCGTCGCCCAGCCCGTCGGCGAGCCCCACGGGCATCCCGGCGGGCGCGCGGCAGATGGAGGACCTCGACCGCGGCCTGATCAGCGTGCGGTCGGGCAGCGGCAACCTGGTCTCCTGGCGGTTGCTCGGCACCGAGAGCATCGGCACGGGCTTCAACGTCTACCGGGGATCCACGAAGCTCAACTCCTCGCCGATCACCACCTCCACGAACTACTTCGACTCCGGAGCCGCCGCCGACGCCGTGTACACCGTGCGGGCCGTGGTGGACGGCGCCGAGCAGGCGGCGTCGCAGACGTCGCTGCGCCTGGCCAACGGCTACCTGGACGTGCCGATCCAGCCGCCGTCCGGCGGCACCACGCCCGACGGGGTCGCCTACACCTACAGCGCCAACGACGCGAGCGTGGGCGACCTGGACGGCGACGGGCAGTACGAGTTCGTGCTGAAGTGGGACCCGTCCAACGCCAAGGACAACTCCCAGTCGGGCTACACCGGCAACGTGTTCGTCGACGCGTACAGGCTCAACGGCACCCGCATGTGGCGGATCGACCTCGGCCGCAACATCCGCGCCGGCGCCCACTACACCCAGTTCCAGGTGTACGACTACGACGGCGACGGCAGGGCCGAGGTGGCGATGAAGACCGCCGACGGCACCAGGGACGGCACCGGCGTCGTCATCGGCAGCTCCTCGGCCGACTACCGCAACTCCTCCGGCTACGTCCTGTCCGGTCCCGAATATCTGACGATGTTCAACGGCCAGACCGGCAAGGCGATGTCCACCGTGAACTACGACCCGCCGCGCGGGACGGTCTCCTCCTGGGGCGACAACTACGGCAACCGGGTCGACCGGTTCCTCGCCGCGACGGCGTATCTCGACGGCACGCGGCCGTCGCTGATCATGTCGCGGGGCTACTACACCCGTACGGTCATCGCGGCGTGGGACTTTCGCAACGGCTCACTGACCAAGCGGTGGACGTTCGACTCCAACTCCGCCGGCAGCCAGTACACCGGCCAGGGCAACCACAACCTGGCCGTCGCCGACGTGGACGCCGACGGCAAGGACGAGATCGTCTTCGGCGCGATGGCGATCAACGACAACGGCTCGGCGCTGTGGAACACCCGCAACGGCCACGGCGACGCCCTGCACGTCGGCGACCTCGACCCGTCGCGCGCGGGGCTCGAGGTGTTCAAGGTCGACGAGGACACCAGCAAGCCCGCGGCGTGGATGGCCGACGCCCGCACCGGCTCGATCATCTGGAGCAACGCCTCCTGCGGCTGCGACAACGGGCGCGGCGTCTCCGACGACGTCTGGTCCGGCAGCCCGGGCGCCGAGTCGTGGTCGTCCGCCGTCAGCGGCGTCTACAACACGAAGGGGCAGAACGTCGGGCGCAAGCCGGGCTCGGCGAACTTCCTCGCGTGGTGGGACGCCGACCCGGTCCGCGAACTGCTCGACGGCACCCACATCGACAAGTACGGCACCGGCGGCGACACGCGACTGCTGACCGCCAGTGGTGTCCACTCCAACAACGGCACCAAGTCCACCCCCTCGCTGTCGGCCGACCTGTTCGGCGACTGGCGTGAGGAGGTCGTCTGGCCGACCAGCGACAACACCGCCCTGCGGATCTACAGCACGACCGCGACGGCGAGCCGGCAGATCTACACGCTGATGCACGACCCGGTGTACCGGCTCGCGATCGCCTGGCAGAACACCGCCTACAACCAGCCGCCCCACACCGGCTTCTTCCTCGGGGACGGCATGGCGACCCCCGCCAGGCCGAACATCTATCTGAAGTGA